TATTTCTCAAAATAATTTATACTGTTATAAGCTATAATTATTTTTTCTTTGTTTTTGTTTATGACTAGAACTTCATTTTGTTTTTTTGGAGCTTTACGATGTTTAATGGATTTTATAGCAGCTATTAATGCTTTTTGGAATTGGTCTTTTTTAACGGGTTTAAGTAGATATCTAAAAGTATTTATTTCAAAAACATCAAATACATACTCTTTATATCCTGTTACGAATATTATTATTACGTTTTCATTCTTCTCTCTAATTTTTTTGGCACATTCTATACCATCAATACCGTCCATTTCCATATCAAGAAATATAATATGTAGTTTATCATCTGTTTTACAATATTTGACTAAATCCTCACCTGAGAAAAATTTGAGTATATTAACTGTTTTATTTATTTGTTGTACTGTCTCTAAAATTAATTTTTCTACTATATCTACTTGTAATACCTCGTCGTCACATATAGCTATATTAAATTTCATCCCTCAATCCTCCAAATATTAGTTAACTTTAGTTATCTGTATATATAAAATTTACGATTTATAAAACCCAAATATATCAATACGTTTAAACTAATAAAGCTAAAACATTAAAATAATTAGCTTTATTAGCATCAAATATTTAGTATAGCTTATATATTTTAAATTTACAGATAATATTATATAGATAAATTATACCCAATCTTACAAAATCTTGTCAATACATACATAACATTTTACAAATTTCTTAATTATGAGTTTTTATTACATAACTAAAGTAACTTCGTCAGGTTTTTACATTAATTTAAATTAGTGTTGAAGGGGATTTACAAATATTATTTTATGAGGATAGCAAAAAAATGGATAGAAAAGATTGTTTTTTTTATAATAACTCACATGAGTGTGCGTAGTGATAAATAGTTAGTTTTACTTCGCCTTACTCCGACGACCGGTCTTCGTAAAACTAACTATTTATCACTTGCTATCTATTGTGTCATTGTAAGAGAACAAAAGGAATTAAAACAGAAATGTTTATTGATACAACTCTACAACCTAAAATAAAAAACTAGCCAGATTTATCTAGCTAGTCTCCATTATTAATCAACTTTTATGATATCTTCAACATTATTAACTGTTTCTTTTAGATATGCCAAAAAGTCA
The sequence above is a segment of the Vallitalea longa genome. Coding sequences within it:
- a CDS encoding LytR/AlgR family response regulator transcription factor, translated to MKFNIAICDDEVLQVDIVEKLILETVQQINKTVNILKFFSGEDLVKYCKTDDKLHIIFLDMEMDGIDGIECAKKIREKNENVIIIFVTGYKEYVFDVFEINTFRYLLKPVKKDQFQKALIAAIKSIKHRKAPKKQNEVLVINKNKEKIIIAYNSINYFEKYKNKVMVNCDKQNIEFYGTFNELNTLLDINKFIRVHQGYIANIDKIEVITSKEVYMKNGQKLPVSRRNAKEVKEVFLSYKRVKS